In the Megalopta genalis isolate 19385.01 unplaced genomic scaffold, iyMegGena1_principal scaffold0200, whole genome shotgun sequence genome, caccgagggattccaattgccgatgttgttgaaggacataccaaagttcgaaaaagcgaatgacgtttccgtgaacgtgttcgagtggggaggggaacaagaaagatgtcggacgttgcatttgacctcaaggaagcgggagaaacatgtaaatttgctgctcatacacgactccgaaaacttgcgcaatcattatctgtgtattaggaatttatctcgtctggtttcatctcagatcagcacgcagcacaataagcatatttgcgatcggtaagatccacacatgtaaatttttttctttcttctggaTGATGGTGgtgtggtggtggtggtgggcgagaaaaactaaaataaaaaattatgtttttttttgtcaggtgtctacagtatttcaaatcgcaggaaaaattgggcattcacgagatcgactgcagtcgaatgaacgaatgtgctTTGAAACTTCCGACGGAAGACGATAAATGGCTGAAGTTCAAGAATTATGCGTACAAGGAACCGACACCGTTCGTTATCTACGCAGACTTGGAATACCTGCTGGAGAAACAGGAAGATCAAGGTCATGGAGCTTACTGTAGATATCAACATCACCATGCCTTCAGCGTAGGCTACTACCTCCATTGCCGATACGACAGTTCGCTGAGCGAGTATCAGGCTTATCGTGATGAGAAAGGTTGTATCACATGGTTTGCATCGAAGTTGCACGAGTTGAGCTGTAAATTGCAGCCGGTGTTTGATCGAACGGTTCCAATGGCTCCGTTAACCGCCGCGCAAATCTCAACTTTTCGTACCGCCACGTATTGTCACGTGTGCGAAGAACCACTCGGTAATGACGACGTGCGAGTGCATGATCATTGTCATTTCACAGGTGCGTATCGGGATCCGGCGCACAGCCGTTGCAATCTGAGCTATCAATCCTCGTACGTGATACCGGTGGTTTTTCACAATTTGTCCGGCTACGACGCACACTTTTTCATCAAAGAATTGGCAaacgcgtttgaaggtaaaatagatgcgttaccgctgacgaaagagaagtacatttctttcacgaaacacagtaagaggaataaagatgcgatcaaaaaatcgtgaaagaagtgcataaagtttcgattcatcgattcgttcaagttcttgaattcgagtctggaggagccaattcaatcgtctttcgaacgatgattttcatcttctaaccaggaaaggcgttttcccatacgactatgtatcgacctatgacaaattaagcgacacttgtttaccaccgcgcgaagcattttataatcagttatgcgacagcgagatatccgacgtcgactattgtcacgcgaacgaagtttggtcacgtttcggtatacaaacgttaggacagtacagcgacttgtacttgaaattggatgtgttgttgttggccgacgtgtttgaaaattttcgcgaaaagtcgctcgagaattataaactcgatccagcgcactattatacgttgcccggtttcgcgtgggacgcgatgctaacattgacgaagatcgagttggaattgttcaccgacgttgacatgcttttgttcgtggagcggggaatacgaggtgggttgagtcaatgttcgcatcgttacgcgcgcgcgaataacaagtatatgtcgacgtacgattcggccgaaccgtccagctatctgatgtatttcgatgttaataatttgtatggctgggccatgtcgcagcctttgccgcacaggggtttccaatgggttgacgatacgagtaatttcaacatcgattccgtgccgatcgacagtcccgtcgggtacattttagaggtcgacttagagtatcctcaggaaattcatgatgctcacgcggatcttccattttgcccgattcacgaggttggggcgttgcaaaagaaactgttgacaacgcttagccataagaatcgttacgttctccattatcgatacctccagcaatgtttgaggtataatttaaaattaaagaaaattcatcggatactgaagtttgaacaatcatgttggttacgccgttacatagatttaaatacgaggttgcgcgccaacgcaaacaatgacttctcgaagaatctgttcaaactgatgaacaatgcaGTGTTTGGAAAAACGATGGAAAACGTTCGAAATCATGTAAACGTAAAGTTGCTCTCGCGATGGAGCGGTCGATACGGTGCTGGGCGTTTAATAGCTCGACCAAATTTCCATAGCTGTACTGTATTCTCCGAGGATTTTGTCGCAGTTCAAATGAACCagctttctattaaattttataaacctatttacataggcatgtcagtgttggacatatctaaattacatttgtatgattttcattatggctacatgcttccaaattttcaagaaagatgcaggattttgtacacggatacggacagtttaatttatcagattatttgcgacgacgcgtacgagatgataaaacgtgacattcaccgatacgatacttccaattatgacagaaataaCGTGTACGGCGTTCCGATCGCGAATAATAAAGTATTAGGATTAATGAAGGACGAGAACGGAGGTAAAATCATGACAGAGTTTGTGGGTCTTCGCTCGAAAATGTATGCTATTCGGGTACAAGACAAAGACgatgtaaaaaagattaaaggaattaagactaacgtgacgattaaaaatataactttcgacgactatttagcatgccttcacgatcatttagaaaaatcagtttgcgttaaattgatgatgtctatacaacatcaagtgtattcagtatcacagagtaaattagcattgagtccatacgatgataaacgatacattttaaacaattcgatcgaaaccCTTCCTTGGGAACATTATAAAATCGCGAAAGGGGGAGAGGGGGAGGCAGGAGGGAGAGGGAGTGGGGGGGAGTTAGAAAAAATAAAAGTGgttatataatttcatcgatgtttcgaatcccgtgttgcgcgcgcgcgtgttcactTTTATTTGTAAGCGGAAAAGGTGCGTATACGCTCCTTGTATTGTTATCTTGCGTGTAAGAAGGGGGGAAAATGGTAGGGGAATTGTATATATAAGCATTTGGCATTGCGTACAGCGAGTAGTGCGTTCTACAGATTACTTTCTTATAGCGCAGTTGTTcttcagtattataatattcacaatgtcaaatcaaaccaataattttttacataaaaatggatctcacaacgattataaaaat is a window encoding:
- the LOC143262720 gene encoding uncharacterized protein LOC143262720, which encodes MSTYDSAEPSSYLMYFDVNNLYGWAMSQPLPHRGFQWVDDTSNFNIDSVPIDSPVGYILEVDLEYPQEIHDAHADLPFCPIHEVGALQKKLLTTLSHKNRYVLHYRYLQQCLRYNLKLKKIHRILKFEQSCWLRRYIDLNTRLRANANNDFSKNLFKLMNNAVFGKTMENVRNHVNVKLLSRWSGRYGAGRLIARPNFHSCTVFSEDFVAVQMNQLSIKFYKPIYIGMSVLDISKLHLYDFHYGYMLPNFQERCRILYTDTDSLIYQIICDDAYEMIKRDIHRYDTSNYDRNNVYGVPIANNKVLGLMKDENGGKIMTEFVGLRSKMYAIRVQDKDDVKKIKGIKTNVTIKNITFDDYLACLHDHLEKSYHRVN